Genomic DNA from Gilliamella sp. ESL0441:
TCTGTTCCTATGAATTATTAACTTTACTGTAATTTGTGTCTTCCTAAAAGAGGTCTATAACATGAAAAACAAAGAGTTAGTTGAGAACTATTATAAAGATGTGTTTATCAATGGTAATGTAGATAAAATCCCAGTTTATATTGCAGAAAATTATATTCAACACAATCCCCAGGTTGAAGATGGTCAAGCTGGTTTTATTAAATTTTTTAAAAACTTCATTAAAACAAAACCTAAGATTGAAATTATTAATGTTAGCTGTGAAGGTAATATGGTTTACGTTTTTTATAAATGCTCATTGCCAGACGGAACCATAAATAAAGTTTGCGATATTTATCGTGTTGAGAGCAATAAGATAGTTGAACATTGGGATGTAATAGAATCTCATGTTGAAAAAATTAAATCTGTTAACCATAACAGCCTTTTTTAAATAAGAATGGTATTTTAACAACCTTATCTAATAGATGCCTAAAATGATAAGGTTGTCTATCAATCATAAGTTTTCTATTTTCCATATTAAAAAAGCATGCTCTCATAATTCAATATTAATAGAAGATTAGAAAACTCATCCGTCTCGTTATGAAATATTCAATAAAAATAGAACAAATCTTTTTTATCTTATGATCAAAACCATCAAAATCAGACCGACATTACGCAAGCTCACTTTTTAAGATTTTTTATTTGATTACAATATTTATTCTAGAAAACTTATAGCTAAAATGAATATTGTTATAATTAATAATTAGTATCATCTTTTTCAGTAATCTTTATAATACTAAAAAGTTTAGCAATAGATAATTAACGCTACCCCTTATCCAAAGTCACTTAAAAG
This window encodes:
- a CDS encoding nuclear transport factor 2 family protein — its product is MKNKELVENYYKDVFINGNVDKIPVYIAENYIQHNPQVEDGQAGFIKFFKNFIKTKPKIEIINVSCEGNMVYVFYKCSLPDGTINKVCDIYRVESNKIVEHWDVIESHVEKIKSVNHNSLF